In Streptomyces hawaiiensis, one genomic interval encodes:
- a CDS encoding M48 family metalloprotease, with the protein MSTENSFARRLISATLKTEKRHRVIVARSRGRHYYSLWRRCVAATLNVTLPIPPITHRQSTRAQIELQGARTHHGTLRAAVLLAVLLGGVALAGSSFGRPGMITAMAGALAVIGYAYWNGDRLALQAMRARPASEQEVPQLYRIVRELSVDARRPMPSIYLSPTQAPNAFAVGRTRRNAAVCCTDGILRILDERELRGVIAHELSHIHNRDVLISSTIGALAGVVLFVLNLVWLTPVGRSDDEGGSTMLGSLLVILLGGPLAASLIRLAVSRSCEYRADAAGASLTGDPLALASALRKLEKGTKLLPLPPEPRLQVRGHMMAAAPFRADTLVSRLFSTHAPIRERVARLEHMAGHHAAP; encoded by the coding sequence ATGAGCACGGAGAATTCATTCGCGCGCAGACTGATTTCAGCAACGCTCAAAACGGAAAAGCGTCACCGTGTCATAGTCGCTCGCAGCCGGGGTCGGCACTACTACAGTCTCTGGCGTCGCTGCGTGGCAGCTACTTTGAACGTCACTCTTCCTATTCCGCCAATAACCCACCGCCAATCCACCCGTGCCCAAATTGAGTTGCAAGGCGCCAGAACTCATCACGGCACCCTCAGAGCGGCAGTGCTGCTGGCAGTCCTTCTCGGAGGGGTGGCGTTGGCTGGGAGTAGCTTCGGTCGTCCAGGAATGATCACCGCCATGGCGGGCGCACTTGCTGTCATCGGGTACGCATATTGGAACGGCGACAGACTTGCGCTGCAAGCCATGCGCGCACGACCAGCTAGCGAACAAGAGGTGCCACAGCTCTATCGAATCGTGCGTGAACTGTCCGTCGACGCACGCCGTCCCATGCCATCGATCTACCTCTCGCCAACGCAAGCCCCGAACGCCTTCGCCGTTGGACGGACCCGGCGGAACGCTGCTGTGTGCTGTACCGATGGCATCTTGCGCATCCTCGATGAACGGGAACTACGCGGTGTAATTGCGCATGAGCTGAGCCATATCCACAACCGCGACGTCTTGATTTCGTCCACAATTGGTGCACTAGCCGGGGTGGTTCTATTCGTGCTCAACCTTGTCTGGCTGACTCCAGTCGGCCGTTCCGACGACGAGGGTGGCTCTACCATGCTTGGCTCGCTGCTGGTCATCCTTTTGGGTGGCCCTCTTGCTGCCTCCCTTATTCGTCTCGCGGTCAGTCGGTCCTGTGAATACAGGGCAGATGCTGCTGGCGCTTCATTGACAGGGGACCCTCTCGCCCTTGCATCAGCACTCCGCAAGCTGGAAAAGGGCACCAAACTGCTGCCGCTTCCGCCCGAGCCTCGCCTCCAGGTAAGGGGACATATGATGGCCGCCGCCCCTTTTCGCGCGGATACCCTTGTGTCGAGACTCTTCTCGACGCATGCCCCCATCCGGGAGCGCGTCGCACGCTTGGAGCACATGGCCGGCCATCACGCTGCGCCGTGA
- a CDS encoding peptide deformylase: protein MTDVRPSQMMRDLGVVQHGAGILAEPARAFDLPAERDEAEGITDELFAAMERISQVHLFAQDMGIAAPQIGTGPWT, encoded by the coding sequence GTGACTGATGTGCGGCCCAGCCAGATGATGCGAGACCTCGGCGTCGTCCAGCACGGCGCCGGCATACTCGCCGAACCGGCCCGCGCCTTCGACCTGCCCGCCGAGCGCGACGAGGCCGAGGGCATCACCGACGAGCTGTTCGCCGCCATGGAGCGGATCAGCCAGGTCCACCTCTTCGCCCAGGACATGGGCATCGCGGCCCCGCAGATCGGCACGGGGCCGTGGACGTAG
- a CDS encoding CHAT domain-containing protein — protein MDHTRGLSSRERVMGLLMGLRKGTLDGRDLGLRAYVRLRAWEEDPDDVPALQDATVMYAEALRSIPEKHPSRLGLIDQLAACHLNLWIARGDLDNIRQSLELMAEALRLTPPQAVRDWAERRWYMMLIHVLRYGATKHAGDLRHADDFRRELAPFLTGPYRHPWEPDVRAAVCLADAQLAAVQGDAAACAELVARARQVLGGSVPPTGGRAVETWGVLVRRRTRFLAAAYEDADDEQALAEALALASCGIDAFGAVPGTPAMLLRFRGCLRAARYQFHRRRDDALLARDDFDASLSLTEPSHTKARAETQWRLARLFVLMSDHRQLDAADAARVHALTMESLAALAPGSTEHAHCLVAVADIRREHTPDGSTESLHEAVGLYEQALPVLQDTNTGWEVHNRLSIALGALYKARGDLGHLDAAIGHAERALTLCPARAAPLNAPLLHSTLGEFLRVRYERFAHHEDYDRALHHTRHGLELSRYPGGAPQWALRVSNHALVVSLGGGAENLQKSEDLLHEALSHANLAPWERTHLHLNLGATMREAAEATQDRERLRTAILHLERAEASVTEGQALPLIRRNLALALHTQWHLEHRAASLDKAHDLIEAALADTPAGSPLRALLLSDLGTLLVARAHRRLGPNEPGSPSPGSLEAAERAREDVERAVDVLEAARNEPGAGLAELGLFATQYGEALSFLGQLTGDPGLMEASLRAPREAMRSLDEQGPHWVLPALFLADALVGEEQASNEHGHEAAELYGKIARHPMAAPATRWRAAVARARILTEAADWAGALDAYSTAIAGLPQMAWGGLDFDDRLNVLSNTSQTVSDAAAVALEAGAPERALELLEHGRGLLLSSALDMRTDLGAIRRRAPELAADLALSRDERASGRVRGSDDVGIQRRQSQRRWDRLVEKVRQQPGLEDFLEPLPYQELLGTSSHGAVVVLNSSSLRADALVLHDGQLKVVPLTRFRHNKAVLRADALTRSEHRPGNGDGQERLARRPYLTDVLDWLWTTVAEPVLRVLPPAPARDMNSTPPRIWWCPTGVFNRLPVHAATRLPDPCEPDHGGADSLADRFVASHTPTLRALKAAREEVDQTTPGTTSPVLLVGVGKTPPYTEHPPLDHVALEINAVARLLPAARSLRDEEAVRDVVVRHLRTGGWLHFAGHGEQDIANPDGVLYLWDHYPSGSLRIQDIARLHLEQADLAYLSACETHRTPTAHSDEPVSLAGALQLAGYRHVVASQWQLNSRRASNVARAFYETLLLTPDGRTRPPGPQAAARSAYALHTAVGILRARRPDAVDMWAAYVHIGP, from the coding sequence ATGGACCACACACGGGGGCTCAGCAGCCGGGAGCGGGTCATGGGGCTCCTGATGGGCCTCAGAAAGGGCACGCTCGACGGCAGAGACCTCGGACTGCGCGCCTACGTGCGGCTACGCGCGTGGGAGGAGGATCCCGACGACGTGCCGGCCCTCCAGGATGCGACGGTCATGTACGCGGAGGCTCTGCGGAGCATCCCGGAGAAGCATCCCAGTCGGTTGGGACTCATCGATCAGTTGGCGGCGTGCCATCTCAATCTGTGGATCGCCAGAGGAGACCTGGACAATATCCGGCAGTCCCTTGAGCTGATGGCGGAGGCGCTCCGTCTCACGCCCCCGCAAGCCGTCCGGGACTGGGCCGAGCGGCGCTGGTACATGATGTTGATCCACGTGCTGCGGTACGGCGCCACCAAGCACGCTGGCGACCTCCGGCACGCTGACGATTTCCGCAGGGAGTTGGCGCCGTTTCTGACCGGACCGTATCGGCACCCCTGGGAGCCCGATGTCCGGGCCGCAGTGTGTCTGGCGGATGCCCAGCTCGCCGCCGTGCAAGGTGACGCGGCCGCGTGCGCCGAGCTCGTTGCCCGGGCCCGGCAGGTCCTCGGCGGATCCGTGCCGCCCACCGGTGGGCGTGCAGTTGAGACCTGGGGCGTCCTCGTCCGGCGTCGTACCCGTTTCCTGGCCGCCGCGTACGAGGACGCCGACGACGAGCAGGCGCTGGCGGAAGCACTTGCCCTGGCCTCGTGCGGCATCGACGCCTTCGGGGCGGTCCCGGGCACTCCGGCGATGCTGCTCAGGTTCCGCGGCTGCCTCCGGGCCGCCCGCTACCAGTTCCACAGACGCCGTGACGACGCCCTCCTCGCGCGGGACGACTTCGATGCCTCCCTCAGTCTCACAGAGCCGTCCCACACGAAGGCGCGAGCCGAGACGCAGTGGCGGCTCGCCCGGCTCTTCGTTCTCATGTCCGACCACCGGCAACTGGACGCGGCGGATGCGGCGCGCGTCCACGCCCTGACCATGGAGTCCCTCGCGGCCTTGGCTCCCGGGAGTACGGAACACGCGCACTGTCTGGTAGCCGTGGCCGACATCCGGCGTGAGCACACACCCGACGGGTCCACGGAGTCCCTACACGAAGCGGTGGGACTCTATGAGCAGGCGCTCCCGGTCCTACAGGACACCAACACCGGCTGGGAGGTGCACAACAGGCTCAGCATCGCTCTCGGCGCTCTGTACAAGGCGAGGGGGGACCTCGGACACCTGGACGCCGCCATCGGCCACGCGGAACGTGCGCTCACGCTGTGCCCCGCACGCGCGGCTCCGCTCAACGCCCCCCTACTGCACTCCACGCTGGGGGAATTCCTACGCGTGCGGTACGAGCGGTTCGCGCACCACGAGGACTACGACCGGGCGCTCCACCACACCCGGCATGGCTTGGAGCTGTCCCGCTATCCGGGTGGGGCGCCGCAGTGGGCGCTCCGCGTCTCCAACCACGCGCTTGTAGTCAGTCTCGGCGGCGGGGCCGAGAACCTCCAGAAGTCGGAAGATCTCCTGCACGAGGCGCTCAGCCACGCCAACTTGGCCCCGTGGGAGAGGACACACCTGCACCTCAACCTCGGGGCCACGATGCGTGAAGCCGCCGAAGCCACACAGGACCGGGAGCGGCTTCGGACCGCGATCCTCCATCTGGAGCGGGCCGAAGCCTCGGTAACCGAAGGACAGGCCCTCCCCTTGATCCGACGCAACCTGGCCCTCGCGCTCCACACCCAATGGCATCTCGAGCATCGAGCGGCCTCGCTCGACAAAGCCCACGACCTGATCGAAGCCGCCCTCGCAGACACCCCTGCAGGATCCCCACTCCGTGCCCTTCTCCTGTCCGACCTGGGCACACTCCTGGTGGCCCGCGCCCACCGGAGGCTAGGCCCCAACGAGCCCGGGAGCCCTTCGCCCGGCAGCTTGGAGGCGGCAGAGCGCGCGCGAGAAGACGTGGAGCGCGCCGTGGATGTACTGGAGGCGGCACGGAACGAGCCGGGCGCGGGACTCGCCGAGTTGGGGCTCTTCGCCACACAGTACGGCGAGGCCCTGTCCTTCCTCGGCCAGCTCACCGGCGATCCGGGGCTCATGGAGGCGTCGCTCAGGGCCCCGCGGGAGGCCATGCGGTCGCTCGACGAACAGGGACCGCACTGGGTACTGCCCGCCCTGTTCCTGGCCGACGCCCTCGTTGGCGAGGAACAAGCGTCGAACGAGCACGGGCACGAGGCCGCGGAGCTGTACGGGAAGATCGCCAGGCACCCGATGGCCGCCCCCGCCACCCGGTGGCGGGCCGCCGTAGCCCGCGCCCGAATCCTCACGGAAGCAGCGGACTGGGCAGGCGCGCTCGACGCCTACTCGACGGCCATCGCTGGCCTGCCGCAAATGGCCTGGGGCGGACTTGACTTCGACGACCGGCTGAATGTGCTGAGCAACACCTCCCAGACGGTCTCCGACGCTGCCGCCGTTGCCCTGGAGGCGGGAGCGCCTGAGCGGGCCCTTGAACTCCTCGAACACGGCCGCGGCCTGCTGCTCTCGTCCGCCCTCGACATGCGAACCGACCTGGGGGCAATCCGCCGACGCGCCCCGGAACTCGCGGCCGACCTGGCGCTCTCGCGCGATGAACGGGCCTCAGGGCGCGTCCGCGGATCGGACGACGTCGGAATTCAACGACGCCAGAGCCAGCGCCGCTGGGACCGACTCGTCGAGAAGGTGCGCCAACAGCCGGGCCTCGAGGACTTCCTGGAGCCCCTGCCGTACCAGGAACTGCTCGGCACCTCCAGCCACGGCGCCGTGGTCGTCCTCAACTCCAGCTCGCTACGGGCCGATGCGCTGGTACTCCACGACGGTCAGCTCAAAGTCGTCCCGCTGACCCGCTTCCGGCACAACAAGGCAGTCCTGCGGGCCGACGCCCTGACACGCTCGGAGCACCGGCCTGGGAACGGGGACGGTCAGGAACGTCTAGCACGTCGGCCCTATCTGACCGACGTACTGGACTGGCTGTGGACGACGGTGGCCGAGCCCGTTCTCCGCGTGCTGCCACCGGCCCCCGCGCGGGACATGAACTCCACCCCACCGCGCATCTGGTGGTGCCCGACCGGCGTCTTCAATCGCCTTCCGGTTCATGCTGCCACGCGGCTGCCCGATCCGTGCGAGCCGGACCACGGAGGTGCCGACAGCCTCGCCGACCGGTTCGTTGCGAGCCACACACCGACCCTGCGAGCCCTCAAGGCCGCACGCGAGGAGGTAGACCAGACGACTCCCGGTACGACATCACCGGTGCTTCTGGTCGGAGTTGGCAAGACACCCCCGTACACAGAGCACCCTCCTCTGGACCACGTCGCCCTGGAGATCAACGCCGTGGCCAGGCTACTCCCGGCGGCTCGGAGCCTGCGGGACGAAGAGGCTGTCCGGGACGTTGTCGTGCGACATCTCAGGACAGGCGGGTGGCTGCATTTCGCCGGTCATGGCGAGCAGGACATCGCGAACCCGGACGGTGTGCTGTACCTGTGGGATCACTACCCAAGCGGGTCGCTGCGGATCCAGGACATCGCCAGGCTCCACCTGGAACAGGCCGATCTCGCCTATCTGTCGGCCTGTGAGACCCACCGGACACCGACGGCCCATTCCGACGAACCCGTGAGCCTCGCTGGCGCACTGCAACTCGCCGGCTACCGCCACGTCGTGGCGTCCCAATGGCAGCTGAACAGCCGGCGTGCGTCCAACGTCGCCAGGGCGTTCTACGAAACCCTATTACTCACGCCCGACGGCCGCACCCGCCCACCGGGGCCACAGGCAGCCGCCCGCTCCGCGTATGCCCTGCACACGGCAGTGGGGATTCTGCGGGCACGGCGTCCGGATGCCGTGGACATGTGGGCTGCGTACGTCCATATCGGTCCGTGA
- a CDS encoding CATRA system-associated protein, translating to MHAELSDLRDEAREILEDVTHALLTPADWQEIEVSLTAMAKALDQGDHETFRQELYRVEDLIPVERGPRTLPGTTSAPEPVLERHAVLVERIGAEDTSADQTEEQDDQ from the coding sequence ATGCACGCCGAGTTGAGCGATCTCCGGGACGAGGCCCGCGAGATCCTGGAGGACGTCACCCACGCGCTGCTCACGCCGGCCGACTGGCAGGAGATCGAGGTGTCCCTGACGGCCATGGCCAAGGCCCTGGACCAGGGCGACCATGAGACCTTCCGGCAAGAGCTCTACCGCGTCGAGGATCTGATCCCGGTGGAGCGGGGGCCGCGTACGCTGCCCGGCACGACCAGCGCCCCAGAGCCGGTCCTTGAGCGGCATGCTGTGCTCGTTGAACGGATCGGCGCGGAGGACACCTCGGCAGACCAGACTGAGGAACAGGATGATCAGTGA
- a CDS encoding CATRA conflict system CASPASE/TPR repeat-associated protein codes for MISEARYAREALLLHYFFGVEQLALRGTHRLGRLWDACAQAGMDRTPSLGGNLSLPTDLDASLGGRSLCQRTDATATRQATLYSLNGVVGLTIMLAADEGTGRTGAQSAARLRALAQDWDEAYARAAATAGHGTDDDRTVIGSVRVHRSLTLPGGPTPVDPAAVGEELRRELAPQTQLSRPVNLTGQLVLWEFTQRGDPFSADRELLATGPATDEQEGLLDDWTWTTVDDSLVPLTRYLANATIVRNQYRVRLAHAASIASHLRRLRCQGEELTREWREVLVGHPASTRIGRRDLARCESIAVRARRLLAEERLANAATGDIRLMQRNLEIAADGMKVLGTGTDGTPKTVGRDNECHSNLAQILDDDVTHSEIAREQVAETARIASETATQHLQRHQQYLALIQTAIIGALLMTLTAIQALAYKLPIPAGLHAPLIALLGSLGLGLPLLVVRRWRGGTGGRIGSILEIASLAATGAAAGWLVGRALGHTSLLVLSGVLLLGVAGMWLTRRSSP; via the coding sequence ATGATCAGTGAGGCGCGCTACGCACGCGAGGCACTGCTCCTCCACTACTTCTTCGGAGTGGAACAGCTCGCACTGAGGGGAACCCATCGCCTCGGCCGCCTCTGGGACGCCTGCGCGCAGGCCGGCATGGACCGCACCCCGTCACTCGGCGGCAACCTCTCCCTCCCCACCGACCTGGACGCCAGCCTCGGCGGGCGGTCCCTGTGCCAGCGGACCGACGCCACCGCGACACGCCAGGCCACGCTCTACAGCCTGAACGGCGTGGTCGGACTCACCATCATGCTGGCGGCAGACGAAGGGACCGGCCGTACCGGCGCGCAGAGTGCCGCCCGGCTGCGCGCCCTCGCGCAGGACTGGGACGAGGCGTATGCGCGAGCTGCCGCCACCGCGGGGCACGGTACCGACGACGACCGGACGGTCATCGGGTCCGTCCGTGTCCACCGCTCGCTCACCCTTCCGGGCGGGCCCACGCCCGTGGACCCCGCGGCCGTGGGGGAAGAACTCCGACGAGAACTGGCCCCGCAGACCCAGCTCTCCCGCCCCGTCAACCTGACCGGCCAACTGGTCCTCTGGGAATTCACCCAGCGGGGTGATCCCTTCTCTGCCGACCGCGAACTCCTCGCCACCGGGCCCGCCACCGACGAGCAGGAGGGCCTGCTCGACGACTGGACCTGGACCACCGTCGACGACAGCCTCGTGCCTCTGACGCGCTATCTCGCTAACGCCACCATCGTCCGTAACCAGTACCGGGTACGCCTTGCGCATGCGGCGTCGATCGCCAGCCACCTCCGCAGGCTGCGGTGTCAGGGCGAAGAACTGACCCGGGAATGGCGAGAAGTCCTTGTGGGACACCCAGCCAGCACACGCATTGGCCGACGCGACCTGGCGCGCTGCGAGAGCATTGCCGTCCGGGCGCGGCGGCTCCTCGCGGAGGAGAGACTGGCGAACGCGGCCACCGGCGACATACGCCTGATGCAACGCAACCTGGAAATCGCAGCCGACGGCATGAAGGTCCTGGGGACGGGCACGGACGGCACCCCGAAGACAGTGGGACGCGACAACGAGTGTCACTCGAACCTCGCCCAGATCCTCGATGACGACGTGACCCACAGCGAAATCGCCAGGGAACAGGTGGCCGAAACTGCCCGGATCGCCTCGGAGACTGCGACGCAGCATCTGCAGCGCCACCAGCAGTACCTCGCCCTGATCCAGACCGCGATCATCGGCGCCCTCCTGATGACCCTGACTGCCATCCAGGCTCTGGCGTACAAACTGCCTATCCCGGCCGGTCTGCACGCGCCGCTGATCGCCCTGCTCGGTTCGCTCGGCTTGGGCCTCCCCCTCCTCGTGGTACGTCGGTGGCGCGGCGGCACCGGGGGTCGGATCGGCAGCATCCTGGAGATCGCCTCCCTCGCCGCGACGGGCGCGGCTGCGGGCTGGCTGGTAGGACGCGCCCTCGGACACACCAGCCTCTTGGTCCTCAGCGGGGTCCTCCTCCTGGGCGTCGCCGGAATGTGGCTGACGCGCCGGTCGTCCCCTTGA
- a CDS encoding GFA family protein yields the protein MCSCEHCTRLSGAPAMAWVGFHRDALKWTGPVGEPTYFSTWPTLHRGSCQRCRTQLTSVADGSDMIMVAIFSLSRSAELAPVGHSYREEAAPWMAITLAPDPQRRT from the coding sequence TTGTGCTCGTGCGAGCACTGCACGCGCCTGTCCGGTGCGCCGGCGATGGCGTGGGTCGGATTCCACAGGGACGCTCTGAAGTGGACGGGCCCGGTAGGTGAGCCGACGTACTTCTCCACCTGGCCGACGCTTCATCGAGGGTCCTGCCAGCGCTGCCGCACCCAGCTCACCTCCGTCGCGGACGGCTCGGACATGATCATGGTCGCGATCTTCAGTCTTTCCCGCAGCGCTGAACTGGCCCCGGTCGGACACAGCTACCGCGAGGAGGCGGCGCCTTGGATGGCCATCACGCTCGCGCCCGACCCGCAGCGCCGGACATGA
- a CDS encoding DUF317 domain-containing protein: MAVAPVAPGFSTTVEALRLREWQLGPGQPTLVMDQFSAEDFHLIVDDRADVHVSSKDGRFYLGWFPLGRPGTDGEGWRIAVTGTAQVPGYHLSFDTETPADIVAAAVACVLETSRRV; the protein is encoded by the coding sequence GTGGCCGTAGCGCCAGTGGCCCCCGGTTTCTCCACCACCGTCGAAGCCCTGCGGCTGCGCGAGTGGCAGCTCGGCCCCGGCCAGCCCACGCTCGTCATGGACCAGTTCTCCGCAGAGGACTTCCACCTGATTGTGGACGACCGCGCTGACGTGCACGTCAGCTCGAAGGACGGCCGTTTCTACCTTGGCTGGTTCCCGCTCGGTCGCCCCGGCACCGACGGCGAGGGATGGAGGATCGCCGTCACCGGCACGGCCCAGGTGCCCGGCTACCACCTGTCGTTCGACACCGAGACGCCGGCCGACATCGTCGCCGCCGCCGTGGCGTGCGTGCTGGAGACCTCGCGTCGCGTATGA
- a CDS encoding DUF317 domain-containing protein, with translation MEAPLYPDFPLDSSTPRGGQPAFWVGPRHLAGDDGRLYDAVADTLSGLGWTSLTIVRGRYEPDEAAEDRQVLRSTVLHISPDALRWAQWSLPDEPFHLGDLPIAWQISARTDTSSPIASWSAYFTPDAPGEAVADFLVALDARDQPAAPLAGPELVLDAVAAHGWLRDIDQPQAAATDPTFTSHVSLGEVPPLIQDADPRALTIEADEAGPAGWQAWAEPALGAPCLWAASFGASVPHDLVAAFAASLSSTAPVLRRVLPEATQERLLRAPAI, from the coding sequence TTGGAGGCGCCCCTGTACCCCGACTTCCCGCTCGACTCGTCCACTCCGCGCGGCGGCCAGCCCGCGTTCTGGGTCGGGCCCCGGCATCTGGCCGGCGACGATGGGCGCCTCTACGACGCCGTCGCCGACACGCTCTCCGGCCTGGGCTGGACGAGCCTGACGATCGTCCGCGGACGGTACGAGCCGGATGAAGCAGCGGAGGACCGCCAGGTCCTGCGCAGCACCGTCCTGCACATCAGCCCCGACGCCCTCCGCTGGGCGCAGTGGAGTCTGCCGGACGAGCCGTTCCACCTGGGCGACCTACCGATCGCCTGGCAGATCTCGGCCCGCACGGACACGAGCAGCCCGATCGCGTCGTGGTCGGCCTACTTCACCCCCGACGCCCCCGGCGAGGCCGTGGCCGACTTCCTTGTCGCGCTCGACGCCCGCGACCAACCCGCCGCGCCGCTCGCCGGCCCCGAGCTGGTCCTCGACGCCGTCGCAGCACACGGCTGGCTCCGCGACATTGACCAGCCGCAGGCGGCGGCAACGGACCCGACGTTCACCTCGCACGTCAGCCTTGGCGAGGTGCCGCCCCTCATCCAGGACGCCGACCCGCGCGCCCTGACCATCGAGGCCGACGAGGCGGGACCGGCCGGATGGCAGGCATGGGCCGAGCCCGCGCTCGGCGCCCCCTGCCTGTGGGCGGCCTCCTTCGGGGCCAGCGTCCCGCACGACCTCGTGGCTGCCTTCGCCGCATCCCTCAGCTCGACCGCACCGGTCCTGCGCCGAGTGCTGCCCGAGGCAACCCAGGAGCGCCTCCTGCGCGCGCCGGCCATCTAA
- a CDS encoding SDR family oxidoreductase: MTVLIVGGSGFLGTELVRQASAAGHLTAATFATRPVSSPEATWYDLDLRDGDRVEEVVSSLAPCMVINASSGSADWAATAEGSVRLAMTAAKHNCRLVHVSSDAVFSGTRAHYDESCLPDPVTPYGAAKAAAETGIRLLAPDAAIARTSLIIGGIQSEHVRLVHDLATDSRAGSLFTDDIRCPVHVGDLAAALLELASTDARGIHHLAGPDAVSRHALGVLIAHRDGLDASRLPKGLRAATALPGALDVRLDSRATQAKLRTRLRGVREFL; the protein is encoded by the coding sequence ATGACTGTCCTCATCGTCGGCGGCAGCGGGTTCCTGGGCACCGAGTTGGTCCGCCAGGCATCTGCCGCCGGGCATCTCACCGCCGCGACCTTTGCGACCAGGCCGGTCAGCAGTCCGGAGGCCACTTGGTACGACCTGGACCTGCGGGACGGCGATCGCGTCGAGGAGGTCGTCTCCTCGCTCGCCCCCTGCATGGTCATCAACGCGAGTAGCGGCAGCGCCGATTGGGCAGCCACAGCCGAAGGTTCCGTGCGCCTGGCGATGACCGCGGCGAAGCACAACTGCCGTCTCGTTCACGTAAGCAGTGACGCCGTGTTTTCCGGCACGCGCGCCCACTACGACGAATCCTGCCTCCCCGATCCCGTAACCCCGTACGGCGCAGCGAAGGCCGCGGCGGAGACCGGCATCCGGCTGCTGGCCCCGGACGCCGCCATTGCCCGTACCTCACTGATCATCGGCGGCATCCAGTCCGAGCACGTACGCCTTGTGCACGACCTCGCGACCGATTCCCGAGCGGGATCCCTGTTCACTGACGACATCCGCTGCCCCGTTCATGTCGGTGACCTGGCCGCCGCCCTGCTGGAGCTGGCCTCCACCGACGCGCGCGGCATCCACCACCTTGCAGGTCCCGACGCCGTGAGTCGTCACGCCCTTGGTGTTCTCATCGCCCACCGCGACGGGCTCGACGCTTCCCGTCTACCGAAGGGCCTCCGGGCAGCCACCGCGCTTCCCGGCGCACTCGACGTCCGGCTCGACAGCCGCGCAACCCAGGCCAAGCTGCGTACCAGATTGCGCGGCGTCCGTGAGTTCCTCTGA